A window of Cuculus canorus isolate bCucCan1 chromosome 20, bCucCan1.pri, whole genome shotgun sequence genomic DNA:
CACGGGCGCTGGACACTGAGATGGACCAAAGCCAAAAGCAATGCAGTGAGCAGCGCTGCGACAGCACCACTGCAGCAGAAGGTGAGGGAAGTGCAGGTGCCTCTGCACCGAGCCTCTCTTGCTGCCAAAGCAACTCAGGGCTGAGCAGCTACCTGACTGCTGCTTTAGGCCAGAGCCACCTGCTCTTTGCTCAGCTCAAGAGCACACAGCAATTGTCCAGAGTCCACAGCTCCTTTAGCTGGGATGACCCTGAGCAGAGAGCGATTTGCTGTCAATACTGAGAATGCCGATCTCTGATCAGGTTGGCAGGAATGGGCTGGACATGGTTGTCACCCTGGTTAGGTGAGGCAGCATCTTTGGAGCAGCCTAAGAACTCTGGAAAACTGACGTTCAAATATGCGTCAAGCCTTGGCCACGCATCCAGATAACCTGCCGGCTGCTCCAGACTGCAAAACATCCCAATgctggaggcaggagcagcTTTGTACACCACACATCAGCAAAATGTAACTTGTTAGGCTTAGAAATGGAAATATGCAGGGAGTACCTGCAAAATATCAGAACATGGTACAGGAAACACTCCAGCACCTTGGCTGTTACTGTGGCACTGGCAAAGCAGGGACACAACCACGGGCAGGATGGCACTGGGAATGGCAGCACCACACGGGAACTTCACAGCCTGAGCTGGTGTGGGCTGCGGGAAACCAAGCACCATCCTCTCCAGGCACAGCAATGCCAAGTGAGGCCTGAGACCTCAGTGGCGCTGAGAATAATCAAGGACAGTCCTCACAGTGAGATATATTTATTATTCAACAATCAGCCTCAGGATATCAGTATCAGCGcagaaaactgcaaaaccaAGGGCTAATTAGAAGTCTAATCCTGACTTCTCCCCATCCTTTATCAGAAGAACTACATCAAGGCCCTGACGCACGCTGACACTGGTTTTAAGGGGGGGTTGGGGCACGGAGAGGGTTTGGACAGAGATCGTCTTCAACTTTGCCATTCCATGGCTCAACCCACTCAAGATCTTTTAGGTCCGTGGACCCATGCTAGCAAAGCCACCCCTGCAGAGTTCCGCTTGGTTCTCATGCCTACACTTTAAAGAGGAATGTTAAATTGGAGAGGATTCAGAAAGTGCTGTGAGGATGCAAAGGATGGGAAACCTGACTCAATTAAAACATAGAACCCAAGAAAGACAAATCTATTCATTTTGTCAATTAAATGCTCATGAAATTAGTTTTAGCATGGCCCAAGTAAAGACACAGGAGTAAAAGATTGGGACAATAAATGGCTCATTAGGGAAAATCCAAACGAACTGCAAAGGTGATGCCACTGTGCCACCCCCTGAAGCTATCACAATTAAatcaatttgttttttttaaaagaaaaaagccatgATTGAGCTGGAATATGTGGATTTAACACTAATGACTCGGCAATGATCGCCACCACCACAGAATTCAGACAAGATCATATTggcttcttttaatttgaagCTGGAGCGTGGTAAAGCACTCGCACAACAAAACACCCTCAGCAATTCCCCACAGCCACTCTTTGGTGCAGGCAGGGACTTCTGTAGGGCAAATCACTGCAGACATCAGCAAACACGTTTTGTATTTACCTTTTATAgctgttttcttaatttctgaTGTCAGGATCTACCCCAGACACACTCCCCCTTCTCAGTGGTGGCTACGTGCAGGAGCACAGGGGCAAAACAACGAGTAGACACCAGTGATGCTGCGACAGGGAAAGCCCAGGCAGGCAGGCACCGCGGCCCAGGAACTTCCCATACCTGCTTCGTTAGTTTTAACGCTCCCCTTTGGTCCCACCGCCCCTAACACTATTGGGCAGTGGAACATCTTGCAGCAGAGTGCCACATTTTACAGCGTGTTTGTGTGAAAAAGCACTTCCGCCCATTTATTTTAGACATGCTGCATCATAATTTCCTGTAAGAAACAAAACTCGTGTTCTCTCCTTGCTTTCACTGACCTGCCCATGACTTCACACACCTGCATCTGATCTCCTGTCAGCAAGCTTCTTCCCTAAGGTGCGGAAACGAAGGCTTCGCTTGCCTGGAAACCTGCTCATCCACACCACTCCCATCCCTACCTTCTCCAGCACTCCCCTTTTGTGACAGGATAACCAGAACTGCCAGCACCATCCTAGGCGCAAACTGCCAGCAATTTATGCAGCTGTGTAAtgatgctttctgctttgttctctgCTCCTTTAAAGTAATtccaaaatacctttttttagGCTATGGTGGGGAGCTGAAGTGAGGTTTTAATACGAACAACTGCTGAGACACCAACAGCTCTTTCCTGAATAGTAAAAGCTGATGCAGAGGCAGTTGCTGCGGTGTTTGTTACCTTCACTGCACCCATTGCTGTCGTATCTCATTTGCCACACGAGCACTCAGCATTACCTGACCTCTGCATCTTCCAACACCTCGCTTTAGCTATCCTAAATAATTCAGGATTACATTTTCCTCACCACATCACCATATCCagataaaaaagcagcagcagcaacgaTCATGGAACTCCACAATAACCCCCCTTCTGCTGCAAGCACCCATCgcccatccctgcccttcctTTGCCACCCTTCAGACAGTTATTAATCCCCAAAAGGGCATTCCTGAGCTGTTGCCCCTCGGCTACTCACGGACAACCTTGTCAGGGGGTTGCAAATCCCAGCGCAGGGCTCTGGGCGCCACACCTGGGGCGCGTGCGGATCCAGAGCGCCAATGCACCCGAGTAACAAAAGTCAGActctctttcttcccccacAAAAGCAGGGGGACGCTCCCCACGGCATCACCTCTCTGTTACCAGCTCCCCCCAGCGTGTCAGGGCTGTCCCACAgaccctggctctgctctgctccctgtccCAGGGGGAACAGCCCCCGACCTTCCCCCGAGTGCTGCCTGCTCCACCCTGGCTCCTGATCCCCAACAGAGCTCACAGGCTCTGGCTCCTGCTCCCCAAAACCTGGGGTCCCAGCCCCGGCTCCGAAAACTGAGGGTCCCAGGCTCCCAGTCCCCAAAACTAGGggtccctgcatcccagctccCGGTCCCCAAAATTAGGGTCCCTGGCCCTCGGTCCCCAAAACTGGGGTCCCAGGCTCCCGGTCCCCAAAACTggggtcccagccccagctcccagtCCCGAAAACTGGGGGCCCCAGGCTCCCAGTCCCCAAAATCGCGGTCCCTGCATCCCGGCTCCCAGTCCTCGAATATGGGTTCCCCGACCCCCAGTCCTCAAAACCGGGGTCCCAGGCTCCTGGTCCCCAAAACCGGGGttcccccatcccagccctcGGTTCCCAAAACCGGGTTCCACGGCTACCGGTCCCCAGTACCGGGGGTCCCCCATCCCAGCTCGCGCTCTCCAAGGGGGGGTCCCCGCCCTGGGCAGCTCCCACTGCCCCGGGCCGGCGGGGACCCTTCTACCCTTGCCCTCCTGCGGCCCCGCCTCaggcccggccccgccgcgtTCCCCGCCACCCCCGCCCAGCCCGGAGGCCCCGGAGCCGCCGCGGGCCCTGCGGCCGGCCCCGTTCCAGGGCGACGCTGACTCCGCCGAGCCCTTCCTTCGACCGGCCCTGCACCCACCGCCGCTTAGCCCCCGCCGCCGCTCAGCACCCCGGCCCGGCCTTACCCGAGGCACTAGGGAAAATGGAggccgcggcggcggcggcggcagcgggcGAGGCGGAGGAGACAAGCGGCAGACTCTGCGGCGGGCAGAGCGGCTACACTTCCGATTCCGGCAGCCGGGCTGGGCGGGCGGAGAGACGCAACTCCGGCAACCGGGTGGAGTGGCGTCACTTCCGGTTCCGGCGGGCGGGATGGCGGCGCGGCTGTCAGCGCTGCCGGTACCGCTGTTGGTGCTGGCGCTCGGCGCCGCGGTGCgcggcagccccggccccgTCACCTGCGGCTCCGTGGTGAAGCTGCTCAACGTGAGGCACAACGTGCGGCTGCACTCGCACGATGTGCGCTACGGCTCCGGTAACGGGACCCAGAGACgcggacggacagacagacacaggcAGACAGGCAGATACACACAGATACACGCATTCACACAGACACGGGGACGCACAGTCCCGTAgagacggacagacagacacacgcactcacagagagacagacacacGCTCACGCAGggagacacacagacacacacacaccggGCTGGGTCTGAGCACGGTTCTCCCCCTCCGCAGGCAGCGGGCAGCAGTCGGTGACTGGCGTGGCGGCGGCAGATGACGGGAACAGCTACTGGCAGGTCCGGGGCCACACGGCAGCCACCTGTGAGCGGGGCACGCCGGTGCGGTGCGGCCAGGCCATCCGCCTCACCCACCTGGGCACTGGCCGCAACCTCCACAGCCACCACTTTGCCTCCCCGCTCTCTGGAAACCAGGTACGAGTGCAGGTGGAACCCTGGCCCCATCAAAGGTCACTCTGAGGTCCAACCCCTTTCCCTGGGTCCCCTGGGTCCCACCAGGTTCTGGAGTCCCAACCGGGTCTCTCTTGTCCCCCACACCCCTGCCAGTCCTGTCGTGTCCCTAAGTCCAGACTGCGTTCCTCttgtccctgccagccccaccTTGTTCCCAAGTTCAGACTGGGTCCCTTttgtcccccatgtccctgccAGCATTGCCTCGTTCCCTAGTCCCAACCAGGTCCCTGCCAGTCCAACCTTGTTCCCCAGTCCCTGCCCTTTTGTCCCCCTAGTCCCTTGTTCCTAAGTCTACATCGAGTATCCCATCTCTCTGCCATCCTCATGTTGTTCCCCAGTTCAGACTGGGTTCCTCttgtccctgccagccccaccTTGTTCCCCAGTGCCTGCTAGGGTTCCCTGTCCCTACCACCTTCCCTTtgcccccacagcaccccagtTGCAACCAGTTCTCatccccagccccttcctctgcccccccttctctccctctggGCCCACCTCAACACCCTCATGTCTGCCCACTATTTCTGCCCCCAAACTGAGCTCTTTTTCGCCTGCAGGAGGTGAGTGCCTTTGGGGAGGGGGGCGATGGTGACTATCTGGACGACTGGACGGTGTTGTGCAGCGGGACCTACTGGACGCGGGACAGCGAGGTGCGCTTCCAGCACACTTCCACAGACGTCTTCCTCTCAGTGACGGGGGAGCAGTATGGGCGACCCATCCATGGACAGAAGGAGGTGCATGGCATGGCCACCTCCAGCCAGAATAACTACTGGAAAGTGATGGAGGGCATCTTCATGCAGCCCAGCGAGGTCTTCAAAGCGGAACAGTACCATGCTGAGTTGTGATGGACACACGGACTGACACTGAGCCTCTGGGCACTACCTGGTGGTGTTTGGGACTGCTCAGCTCTGGAGACAGCCCCCACCCAGGGGGCCACACCAAGATGCAGAGCCCCAAATCAAGCACGAAGTAGATCCCAGCATCCTGAATTTGATGTGGAATGGATCCTGGTGTTCTAAATCCATTTCCAGACCTGACCCAGAGCGGAGCCCAACATCTGAGATCAAATATGAAGCAGGTCCCCATGTCCCAAATCCAGCCCAATACCCAGACCAGACTCCTGAACACCCAACGCCTCCCTTGCAGCTCCCTGATCCATCCGCCTGGTCCCCTCCAGCCAAGAACCCCCAGGACCACTGTCCCCTGCTGTGTCCCCCAGTCGCCCCCCGGTGGGGCCCTGTACCCATAAAAGCTCTGAATGCTCCCCGCGGTGTGGCTGTTTGTGCGGAGGGCgggatgggggtggagggagTGCCGGTTGCCCCGCGCCAAGCCTCTGTGTGGGGGTGCTGCCCCCATCACGGGAAGACCACGCCCCTTCATCAcattggccacgcccccaaGTAGCAAACGCCCTCGTTCCGCCGTTGGCCACGCCCCCGCACTGTCAACCGTATTACATAGTTGGCTACGCCCCCTCCGAATTGGCCACACCTCCTTCCGCAGCCCCTCTGCGCGGACAGCGTCTTAGTTCCGCGCTTGACCACGCCCATTCCATTTTGGCCACGCCCACACCGTGCGGGATGACGTCATCGTCCCTTGGCTACGCCCTCTCGTCATATGACGACGTCGGACGTGCCCTTAGCCACGCCCGCTTTCTCGACCCTAAGCGCTGACTGCACCATCACCCCGCCCTTGGCCACGCCTCCTTCGTGCGGACCACGCCCCCTCACATACTGCCCCTCCCCCCAGTGGCCCCGCCCCCCagctctggccccgcccctcgctgCCGCCTCTCCGGGTGCGCGGGCGCTCGGGCCCCACGGGCGGCGGTGGcggaggggggtgggggggaacaCCCAGATATGCAGAACGCGGGGCTGGGGGCCGCCAtgccgccgccgctgcccgcCCTGCTGCTCGGCCTCGTCGTCGCGGCGCTGCTCGCCGGGCTGCTGGCGCGGTCAGGGCCCGGGGGGGCGGGGAATGGGGGTTCGGGAAGGGGATGGGGCACGGGAGGCCTGTGGCGCTGGGTGGAGGGTGTCGGGGGAGCTGAGAGGGGACTCAGGGGGGGAGAAGGTGCGGGGCATGAGGGAACCCTTAAGGGTTCGGGAAGGGAGGGTTAAGGGGTCATGGGAGGGCCCATGGGGCTGGTAGTGGGGTGTCAGGGGGGTtgaggggctgagagaggggTGAAAGGTCTGGGGGGCTGTAGGGGGCTGATGGAGGTTCGGAGTGGGGGAGTCATGGGGGCTGATAGGGCTGGGGGGACCCGAAAGGGCTGGGAGGGGTCTGAGGGACCTACAGGGGTTCAGGGAGGGGGTGTCATAGGAGTTTTAGGGAGTCCAGAGGGGGTGGTGATGCTGGTAGTGTGGAGCatgggggggtttagggggatGAGAGGGCTGGGGAGAATTGTAAGGCTGTGGGGGTGTATGGGGAGGGTCCAGGGGGGCCTAGGGGGGCGATGGGTGTAGGAGATGATGGAGGGGCTTGGGGGGGATgtgatggggctggggagggagctCGTGAGGGTCGTGGGGGATCCAGGTAGGTTCGGGGGGTGACAGGGCTGGTAGGGGGGTCACAGGGCTGGCAGTGGGGTGtcaggaggttttggggggcccaCAGGGGTTTGAGGGAGTGGCAGGGCTGGTAGGAGTAGTGTCAGGGGTGGAGGGGGCCCACAGAGTGGAGGGTGGGATGTTGGGGCCTGGGGGTGTATCAGTATTTAAGGGGGGCCATAGAGGGGGATTCCCAGCCCCCATCcagctgtgggtgctggagCTCAAAGGGCAAAGCCCGGGTGTGGAGGCTGACCCTGGCTTTCCTCCACAGGTGGCTGTTGTGTCGCCTGGCCGTCACCTGGTGTCGGCAGAAGCTTCATGCAGAGCTGAAGATCGGCTCCTTTGGCTTCTTCTGGGCTCAGAACATCAGCCTCAAGTTCCAGCGGGAGCAACAGACAGTGGTGGGTACCTGGGTGAGGGGTGGTCACTTCCAGGCTGGCAGCAAATCCATGCGGTCAAGCTCCGTTGCACAGCCCCATGGTGCCAGCGCTTCCTCCCATGACCAGCTTGGCGGTTTTGGATGCTCCACGGTTCTCTCCGGGCATcgggagcagagcaggaacgTTGGGATGGAGCATTACAAAGCAGAACCAAGTTGTTTTGTCTCTGATCTACCTGTGCCTCCTTGCAGGAGATCGACAACATCTGGATTTCCAGTAAACTGAGCCGGGAGCTGCCGTATGTACcccaaccccagctccctccccgCTCTCCTGGGGGCCCTGGCTCATCCCTGGCCCCGCTGACTGCCGTTCTGCTGCCTTTACACCTTCCTGCACTCCCTATTTCCCCGTGGGCTGCTCTGTGTGGGAGTGAGTCGCTCTTTGTTGAGGCGGTCATGTCTTGTGGGTGCTCTTCTGCTTGTCTTGTGTGTCCCCAGGGTTGGGGGGTGTTCCTGGCGATGGGGCCGGGTGTGCTACATGTGAGCTCTTGTAAAAGCTGCCTGTGTTGTTCTTGCACAGGCGCTACTTTGAGCTATGCTTTGGCGAGGTGAGAATCCGCACGGATCTCCAGAAGGGCCCTGGGTTCCCATCATCTGTCCCGGACGCTCCCAGAGAATCCGATGGAAATGGGGGCAGAACAGACCTGACTCTTAAACCCTCCCTGCTGAGGCTTCTTAGCCAGGTGAGGCACCGGCTCGGTGGGAGGCCGTTGTGGGCTGCGCTGCTGTCAGACATCCCTCACAGCAGGACATTCCCCTCAGCTCTTTTCCATCCACATGGACACCATCAACATCATGGTTCTGCACGTGGCCACCTCAGAGTCTCTCTGGCACATCCAAGCCAGCAAGACACGTCTCCTCCTGAATGGTGATGGGAAAAGGTAACGTGGTGCTCACGCTCTGCTTCCTCAGCCTGGCTCTGCGTTCcacagggcagggaggctcCTCTGACCCCATCCTGGTGTGTCACCTCTCTCCATCCCACTCAGCAGCATCCCATGTCCATTACCATTtggggtaatggttttaaactaaaagaggagaggtttagattttaaattaggaagaaatttttcacactgagggtgaggaggccgtggcccaggttgcccagagaagctgtgtttgccccatccctgaaggtgttcagggccaggctggagcccctgatccagtgggaggtgtccctgcccatggcaaggggtgggactaggtgggctttgaggtcccttccaacacaagcccaaattccatgattctacgtGACCTGTGATGTGACACATTAAGCTCCTCCAAAGTTGCCTGctccctttt
This region includes:
- the SDF2 gene encoding stromal cell-derived factor 2 — translated: MAARLSALPVPLLVLALGAAVRGSPGPVTCGSVVKLLNVRHNVRLHSHDVRYGSGSGQQSVTGVAAADDGNSYWQVRGHTAATCERGTPVRCGQAIRLTHLGTGRNLHSHHFASPLSGNQEVSAFGEGGDGDYLDDWTVLCSGTYWTRDSEVRFQHTSTDVFLSVTGEQYGRPIHGQKEVHGMATSSQNNYWKVMEGIFMQPSEVFKAEQYHAEL